In a genomic window of Mustela nigripes isolate SB6536 chromosome 8, MUSNIG.SB6536, whole genome shotgun sequence:
- the ZSCAN30 gene encoding zinc finger and SCAN domain-containing protein 30, whose product MSGKAAGLASHAPKEQEGLIIVKVEEENYVWGQDLGLQGNTCSLETFRQRFRQFGYSDSAGPREALSQLRELCHQWLRPEVNTKEQILELLVLEQFLAILPDELQAWLREHRPENGEEAVTLLEELEKELDEPRQQDTVHGQGMIWKEMISKGALKSLSIQLQPLENQCKSETQECQTSHERDGKLASDKVLTTKQEIIECVASAAMISPGRLPGETPSQQVVGEALGGLDNFEKPKGTAARSKMSPLPSQERYLSLATFNKKISTEECVLECNQSERALSMNSNVFTRQRVHAAGKVYECLDCGKAFCQSSKLIRHQRIHTGERPYGCQECGKAFSLSSDLVRHQRIHSGEKPYECCECGKAFRGSSELIRHRRIHTGEKPYECGECGKAFSRSSALIQHKKIHTGDKGYECIECGKAFGRSSVLIEHQRIHTGEKPYECNECGKSFNQSSALTQHQRIHTGEKPYECSECQKTFRHRSGLMQHQRTHTRV is encoded by the exons ATGTCAGGAAAAGCTGCAGGCCTGGCCTCCCATGCTCCAAAAGAACAAGAAGGACTTATAATTGTGAAGGTTGAAGAAGAGAATTATGTTTGGGGGCAGGACCTTGGCCTTCAGGGAAACACCTGTAGCTTGGAGACCTTCCGCCAGCGTTTTAGGCAGTTTGGCTACTCTGATTCTGCTGGGCCCCGGGAGGCCCTGAGCCAGCTCCGGGAGCTTTGCCATCAGTGGCTGAGGCCGGAGGTGAACACCAAGGAGCAGATCCTGGAGCTGCTGGTGCTGGAGCAGTTCCTGGCCATCCTGCCTGATGAGCTGCAGGCCTGGCTACGAGAGCACCGGCCTGAAAATGGAGAGGAGGCCGTCACTCtgctggaggagctggagaaggagcttGATGAGCCAAGACAACAG GACACGGTTCATGGCCAAGGAATGATCTGGAAGGAAATGATTTCCAAAGGAGCACTGAAGTCTCTGAGTATACAGCTCCAGCCTTTGGAGAACCAGTGCAAGAGTGAGACTCAGGAGTGCCAGACTTCCCATGAGAGAG ATGGCAAGCTGGCAAGTGACAAGGTAttaacaacaaaacaagaaattattGAATGTGTAGCGTCAGCGGCCATGATATccccaggaagacttcctgggGAAACTCCTTCACAACAGGTAGTTGGAGAAGCTTTGGGAGGTCTGGACAACTTTGAGAAACCAAAAGGAACTGCTGCAAGGAGCAAAATGAGTCCACTTCCTTCCCAGGAAAGATATCTTAGTCTGGCAACCTTCAACAAGAAAATCTCTACTGAAGAGTGTGTCCTTGAATGTAACCAGAGTGAAAGGGCTCTCAGTATGAACTCAAATGTCTTCACACGACAGAGAGTTCATGCTGCAGGAAAGGTCTACGAGTGCTTGGACTGTGGGAAAGCCTTTTGCCAGAGCTCGAAGCTGATTagacatcagagaattcacactggagagagGCCTTATGGATGTCAAGAGTGTGGCAAAGCTTTCAGTTTGAGCTCGGACCTTGTTAGACATCAGAGGATTCATAGTGGTGAAAAGCCCTATGAATGTTGTGAATGTGGTAAAGCTTTCAGGGGTAGCTCGGAGCTCATTAGACATCGGAGAATTCACACCGGAGAAAAACCGTATGAATGTggtgaatgtgggaaagccttcagccGGAGCTCAGCCCTCATTCAGCACAAGAAAATTCACACTGGAGACAAAGGCTATGAGTGTATTGAATGTGGTAAGGCTTTTGGTAGAAGCTCTGTCCTTATTGAACATCAAagaattcacactggagaaaaaccttatgaatgtaatgaatgtggaaaaTCCTTCAATCAGAGCTCAGCCCTCACGCAGCACCAGCGAatccacactggggagaagcctTATGAATGTAGCGAGTGTCAGAAAACATTTAGGCACAGGTCAGGCCTTATGCAACACCAGAGAACTCACACAAGAGTTTAA